In Nicotiana tabacum cultivar K326 chromosome 10, ASM71507v2, whole genome shotgun sequence, the DNA window GTCCAATAAAGACACTGACGGgaaagaatatcaagaaaaaagGAGAAGACCATATGGGGCAAACAAATAAAAGAACATACCTGAAATTACAACATCGGTTGAGAAGATGAAAAtgaacgaagaagatgaagagaacTGAAATGCTTGAAGGAGCATTAGTTgaaagtatgcacagagaatgaGGAAAAACTAATATTTCTCTGGCCGCCGGAATAAAGAACACGTGGTTTAGAAGCAAATGAAACGGGCACATAATTTCTCCAACACAAAAGTGGTATTGATAACTGATGGTAATAGTCCATAATACCCTCAGATTCTGATTTAATCCCTTAGAAGCACACATGTCGAAATCAAGCACATATA includes these proteins:
- the LOC107832808 gene encoding uncharacterized protein LOC107832808 isoform X1 encodes the protein MCASKGLNQNLRVLWTITISYQYHFCVGEIMCPFHLLLNHVFFIPAAREILVFPHSLCILSTNAPSSISVLFIFFVHFHLLNRCCNFRVIILLWKLRVKNFSKIVAETILDFHSEHSIQVLKKISSHCGFGMAKISCYTADYLLLRTNSLCL
- the LOC107832808 gene encoding uncharacterized protein LOC107832808 isoform X4, which gives rise to MCASKGLNQNLRVLWTITISYQYHFCVGEIMCPFHLLLNHVFFIPAAREILVFPHSLCILSTNAPSSISVLFIFFVHFHLLNRCCNFRVIILLWKLRVKNFSKIVAETILDFHSEHSIQPPCTHCH
- the LOC107832808 gene encoding uncharacterized protein LOC107832808 isoform X2 translates to MCASKGLNQNLRVLWTITISYQYHFCVGEIMCPFHLLLNHVFFIPAAREILVFPHSLCILSTNAPSSISVLFIFFVHFHLLNRCCNFRVIILLWKLRVKNFSKIVAETILDFHSEHSIQEMNGRCTSTVIFKSLFNFNEACGLPIAIWKK
- the LOC107832808 gene encoding uncharacterized protein LOC107832808 isoform X3, translating into MCASKGLNQNLRVLWTITISYQYHFCVGEIMCPFHLLLNHVFFIPAAREILVFPHSLCILSTNAPSSISVLFIFFVHFHLLNRCCNFRVIILLWKLRVKNFSKIVAETILDFHSEHSIQKPPCTHCH